A region of the Muricauda sp. MAR_2010_75 genome:
GTATCCGCAATGTACGGGTTTTTGATCCCAAGACGCTATCCTTGACCGACCCGGTCTCCGTGGTGGTGGAAGGCGAAAAAATCATCGGCATTGAAGCTGCCGATGCCTCGGTAGAAGGTGAAGTGGAAATTGAAGGGAACGGTGGCACTTTGGTTCCCGGTCTTTTTGAAATGCATGCCCACACGGGAGACGAAGGTGCTTTGCTGAATGTTTTGGCCGGAGTGACCTCGTTCCGGGATATGGGAAATGATAATGAGGTACTTACCAGTCTTATCGGAAAAATTGAATCTGGGGTGCTTGCCGGTCCTCGTGTAACCCGACTGGGCTTTATTGAAGGGAAGAGTCAGTATAACGCCAACAATGGTATTGTGGTAGAAAGCAAGGAAGAAGCCCTGGCTGCTGTCGATACCTATGACAGCTTAGGATTTTACGGAATAAAACTTTACAATAGCATGAATGGCGATTGGGCTCCCGACATTGTGAAAAAAGCCCATGCTAAAGGGATGTTTGTGACAGGTCACGTTCCTGCCTTTTCCAATGCCAATGCCATGTTGAAAGCGGGTTTTGATGAAATGACCCACCTCAACCAAACCATGTTGGGCTGGGTTTTGGAGCCCGATGAGGACACCCGTACCTTATTACGTCTCACGGCTTTGAAGCGCTTACCCGATTTGGATTTGAACAGCCCAGAAGTGCAAGAAACCTTGGATTTATATGTGGCCAATAACACCGCTTCGGACCCCACTTTAGCCATCCATGAAATGTTGATGCTCTCCCGAAATGGGGAGGTAACCCCGGGAGCCGTGGATTATGTAGACCACATGCCCCCCAACGAACAACGTAGCCTAAAAGTGGCACTCGCACAAATTGCAGATGAGGAAGAGGACAAGGCCTATCGCGAAGCCTACGCCAAAATCGTGGAAACCTTGAAGATGATGAAGGACAAAGGCATCTTCATCGTAGCAGGAACCGACTTGGGTGGTGCGTTTAATCTACACCGCGAGTTGGAATTGTATCACGAACAATTGGGCTACACCCCAGCCGAACTCCTAAAATTGGCTTCCTACGACATGGCCAAATACTTGGGAAAAGAGGATTTGGGCAGCATTGAGCCCGGTAAACTGGCCGATTTCTTTTTAGTGCCCGGTAATCCTGTGGAAGATATCAAGGCCATTAAGACCATTGCATTGGTCTCCAGAGGGGGTACCTTCTACTACCCTACT
Encoded here:
- a CDS encoding amidohydrolase family protein, whose translation is MKLRLLLFSLIVLAGYSCKKEPTSSLANYQGDETYSVIVGENKVGHLKTNISGDTINIDYDYKNNGRGPTMKETIVLNAEGFPTSWEVTGNTTFGNAVDEHFLLEGENATWTDATGSGSATLEEPQLYVNQFGSPYSTVLAARLLLKAPDNTLPVLPAGNLTLTKMEDFTVPNTSDNGELALTTYALSGADLDPSYFILDNAQKFFAFISPRYIVIREGFEAVEKDMRQLAENYSAARYENIQKEFAHNYEGEVRIRNVRVFDPKTLSLTDPVSVVVEGEKIIGIEAADASVEGEVEIEGNGGTLVPGLFEMHAHTGDEGALLNVLAGVTSFRDMGNDNEVLTSLIGKIESGVLAGPRVTRLGFIEGKSQYNANNGIVVESKEEALAAVDTYDSLGFYGIKLYNSMNGDWAPDIVKKAHAKGMFVTGHVPAFSNANAMLKAGFDEMTHLNQTMLGWVLEPDEDTRTLLRLTALKRLPDLDLNSPEVQETLDLYVANNTASDPTLAIHEMLMLSRNGEVTPGAVDYVDHMPPNEQRSLKVALAQIADEEEDKAYREAYAKIVETLKMMKDKGIFIVAGTDLGGAFNLHRELELYHEQLGYTPAELLKLASYDMAKYLGKEDLGSIEPGKLADFFLVPGNPVEDIKAIKTIALVSRGGTFYYPTEVYPAFGITPFTEKPQVKE